The Gemmatimonadota bacterium genome window below encodes:
- a CDS encoding amidohydrolase has protein sequence MQIRLAWALLIPGMLFITNTPRDAVAQQDIVAVQQDIVAAVQDNVAALVAKHRGEAIRMREHIHRNPELSNREFKTAALVADHLTALGIEIKTGVAHTGVVGVLKGGRPGPVVAIRADMDALPVTEETELPFRSTVRTTYLGQEVGVMHACGHDVHTAVQLGVASVLADMKDDLTGTVKFIFQPAEEGAPPGEEGGADLMVREKVLEDPAPEAIFGLHALPSLDVGTVGYTIGPAMAAVDHFIIKVRGKQAHGARPEEGIDPVVMASEIVFALQTIRSRTLSPLEPSVVTVGIFRGGERFNIIPREVHLEGTVRTYNPVVRDMVERRMTTILEGITGAYGGSFVLDYNRGTPSVINDPALSREMAGYLTGAPGVEQVLELPPTMGGEDFAYFANEIPGFFYRLGTTRPGQLSGGLHTPTMTADSESVGVGMRVMTHLVLEFLNARAPRSDK, from the coding sequence ATGCAGATAAGACTGGCGTGGGCGCTGCTCATCCCGGGCATGTTGTTTATCACGAACACGCCCAGGGACGCGGTTGCCCAGCAGGATATCGTGGCTGTCCAACAGGATATCGTGGCCGCCGTCCAGGATAACGTGGCCGCCCTGGTGGCAAAGCACCGAGGGGAAGCCATCCGCATGCGGGAGCACATCCACCGGAACCCGGAATTGAGCAATCGGGAGTTCAAGACGGCGGCGCTGGTGGCGGATCATCTTACCGCGCTCGGTATAGAGATCAAGACCGGCGTCGCCCATACCGGCGTGGTGGGCGTGCTCAAAGGCGGCCGACCGGGTCCGGTGGTGGCCATACGGGCCGACATGGACGCGCTGCCCGTGACGGAGGAAACGGAACTGCCTTTCCGGTCGACCGTGCGGACGACCTACCTGGGCCAGGAAGTGGGCGTCATGCACGCCTGCGGTCATGACGTGCACACCGCCGTACAACTGGGCGTCGCTTCCGTGCTGGCCGACATGAAGGACGACCTGACCGGCACCGTCAAGTTCATCTTTCAGCCGGCGGAAGAAGGAGCGCCGCCCGGTGAAGAGGGCGGAGCGGACCTGATGGTGCGTGAGAAGGTCCTTGAAGACCCCGCGCCCGAGGCGATTTTCGGTCTCCACGCCCTGCCCTCCCTAGATGTGGGCACCGTCGGATACACCATCGGGCCGGCCATGGCCGCAGTCGACCATTTTATCATCAAGGTCCGGGGCAAGCAGGCCCATGGCGCCCGTCCCGAAGAGGGCATCGACCCGGTCGTCATGGCTTCCGAGATCGTGTTCGCCCTTCAGACAATCCGGTCCCGCACCCTGTCGCCCCTCGAGCCCAGCGTGGTCACGGTGGGTATCTTCCGCGGCGGCGAACGCTTCAATATCATCCCCCGGGAAGTCCATCTCGAAGGAACGGTGCGCACCTACAACCCCGTGGTCAGGGACATGGTGGAGCGCCGGATGACAACCATCCTGGAAGGCATAACCGGGGCCTATGGCGGTTCCTTCGTACTTGACTACAACCGCGGTACACCTTCCGTGATCAACGATCCGGCCCTGTCCCGGGAAATGGCCGGTTACCTGACGGGAGCGCCCGGCGTCGAGCAGGTGCTCGAACTGCCTCCGACCATGGGCGGCGAGGACTTCGCCTATTTCGCCAACGAGATTCCCGGTTTTTTCTACCGGCTGGGTACCACCAGACCCGGCCAGTTGTCGGGCGGCCTGCACACCCCGACCATGACGGCGGACAGCGAATCCGTGGGTGTGGGCATGCGCGTGATGACCCACCTGGTGCTGGAGTTCCTGAACGCCCGGGCGCCGCGGTCCGATAAGTAG
- a CDS encoding OmpH family outer membrane protein, with protein sequence MIRTVVVVAMLAAAMQLPVTVEGQELKIGYLDMDRLRQSYQGFKDAEEAFQKQVTAMQEQVQSRQQEVEMLKQQYEARKTMLTAARRQQDEQNIMQKEQELMQFAQSQQMQLAQQEVELTRPLQESIFNVVQTLAKAENYTYIFDAGSLIYVDPLRAQDLTGQVLEELQKEAN encoded by the coding sequence ATGATTCGCACAGTGGTCGTGGTCGCCATGCTGGCAGCCGCCATGCAGCTGCCTGTTACTGTCGAGGGGCAGGAACTCAAAATAGGCTATCTCGACATGGATCGTCTGCGCCAGTCGTACCAGGGATTCAAGGATGCCGAGGAGGCATTCCAGAAGCAGGTGACGGCTATGCAGGAACAGGTCCAGAGCAGGCAGCAGGAGGTCGAGATGCTGAAGCAGCAGTATGAAGCCCGCAAGACCATGTTGACCGCGGCTCGGCGGCAGCAGGACGAGCAGAATATCATGCAGAAGGAACAGGAGCTCATGCAGTTCGCCCAGTCCCAACAAATGCAGCTTGCGCAACAGGAAGTGGAATTGACCAGGCCGTTGCAGGAATCCATTTTCAACGTGGTGCAGACCCTGGCCAAGGCGGAGAATTACACCTATATCTTCGATGCCGGGTCGCTCATATACGTGGATCCGCTTAGAGCGCAGGACCTCACGGGGCAGGTCCTGGAGGAACTGCAGAAGGAAGCCAACTAG
- a CDS encoding bifunctional UDP-3-O-[3-hydroxymyristoyl] N-acetylglucosamine deacetylase/3-hydroxyacyl-ACP dehydratase, with protein MRKRQRTIKSPASIKGIGLHTGGRATITFKPGTVNGGIRFVRVDHPDRLEIPADIDYVIDTTRGTNLARDGVRIHTVEHVLAAVAGLGLDNIRIELDGDEPPICDGSAIPFVNALIEAGIVEQDAPREYLELDNPVLYSERENGLLKELVVMPSDDFHLTYMVDYQKSNLASQHTVLYSLEDEFVTEFAPARTWTFLSDVKALRERGLIKGGSLESAVVIADMDLSDEELDELKDLFGVEDRVVIGENGIVGTQPLRFDNEPCRHKALDLIGDLALLGAPLRAQVFGARSSHAANVELVRRIRGACVKKKQETGTADPSASAAPAPAQPVPAPTASAAPAPAPEAVLDIEDILRILPHRYPFLLIDRVIHMEPGKRVTALKNVTINEPFFAGHFPGHPVMPGVLIVEAMAQAGGLLLLNTIDEPRSKMAYFMGIDHARFRRLVKPGDQIRFELETVRMRMHACKMEGKAYVNDELVAEATLMAMITDRVGQADQADRADRADQADQADQADQETPQ; from the coding sequence ATGCGCAAACGCCAGCGTACGATTAAATCCCCGGCGTCCATCAAGGGAATCGGCCTGCATACCGGAGGACGGGCAACGATAACGTTCAAGCCCGGTACCGTGAACGGCGGGATCCGCTTCGTCCGCGTCGACCATCCCGACAGGCTGGAGATCCCGGCCGACATAGACTACGTGATCGATACGACCCGGGGAACGAACCTGGCGCGGGACGGCGTCCGGATCCACACCGTGGAGCACGTCCTGGCCGCCGTTGCGGGCCTGGGACTGGATAATATCCGGATCGAACTGGACGGGGACGAGCCGCCGATCTGCGACGGCAGCGCCATACCCTTCGTGAACGCGTTGATCGAAGCGGGCATCGTCGAACAGGACGCCCCCAGGGAATACCTGGAACTGGACAACCCCGTGCTGTATTCGGAGCGGGAGAACGGCCTGCTGAAGGAACTCGTCGTCATGCCTTCCGACGATTTCCATCTCACCTACATGGTCGACTACCAGAAATCCAACCTGGCCAGCCAGCACACTGTACTCTATTCCCTGGAGGACGAGTTCGTCACCGAGTTCGCCCCGGCACGGACGTGGACCTTCCTGAGTGACGTGAAGGCCCTGCGCGAACGGGGACTGATCAAGGGGGGCAGCCTGGAAAGCGCGGTAGTCATCGCGGACATGGACCTGTCCGACGAGGAACTGGACGAATTGAAGGATCTGTTCGGCGTGGAGGACAGGGTGGTGATCGGTGAGAACGGGATCGTGGGCACCCAGCCGCTGCGGTTCGACAACGAACCCTGCCGGCACAAGGCCCTCGACCTGATCGGCGATCTGGCCCTGCTCGGTGCGCCGCTCAGGGCGCAGGTATTCGGCGCGCGGTCCTCCCATGCCGCCAACGTGGAACTTGTGCGAAGGATCCGCGGCGCTTGCGTGAAGAAGAAGCAGGAAACCGGGACCGCCGATCCGTCTGCATCTGCTGCGCCCGCGCCTGCTCAGCCCGTGCCTGCTCCGACAGCATCGGCTGCACCTGCACCTGCACCCGAAGCGGTCCTCGACATCGAGGACATACTGCGCATCCTCCCCCACCGGTATCCCTTTCTGCTCATCGACCGGGTGATCCACATGGAACCGGGAAAGCGGGTGACTGCGCTGAAGAACGTGACCATCAACGAGCCTTTCTTCGCGGGCCACTTCCCCGGCCATCCGGTCATGCCGGGCGTCCTGATCGTCGAGGCCATGGCGCAGGCGGGCGGCCTGCTGCTGCTCAACACCATCGATGAGCCTAGAAGCAAGATGGCCTACTTCATGGGCATCGACCATGCACGTTTTCGAAGACTGGTTAAGCCTGGCGACCAGATCCGCTTCGAGCTGGAGACGGTCCGGATGCGCATGCACGCCTGCAAGATGGAAGGCAAGGCTTACGTAAACGATGAACTGGTCGCCGAAGCCACCCTCATGGCCATGATCACGGACCGGGTGGGCCAGGCGGACCAGGCAGACCGGGCAGACCGGGCGGACCAGGCGGACCAGGCGGACCAGGCGGACCAGGAGACCCCACAGTGA
- a CDS encoding DMT family transporter: MNRHVTSGRWGLGLILSLFTIFVWGGLPIVLKIMLISLDAFTMTWYRFVVAAALMALIVYRQGHFGLVRRLKSGYALVFLAAVLGFSCAYVFYPQSLQYISPSAAQVVNQISLLFLLLGAMLLFHERMTLIQVLGLLLLTGGIVLFFNEQLSELWSGDSAMIPGILWVTAAALALSTYTLTQKQLLQILPTSVILFLIYLAGSILILPFVRFESLLAQDTQQMILLNVSAVISLVAFVTLVESLKHLEVFRVSMVLAVVPLVTVVDMMILAPLLPGLLQPEHLNLISISGAILVVIGSIFGNLRRSMKSG; this comes from the coding sequence ATGAACCGGCACGTCACCAGCGGCCGCTGGGGCCTGGGGCTGATCCTCAGCCTGTTCACGATCTTCGTATGGGGCGGACTGCCCATCGTCCTGAAAATCATGCTGATCAGCCTGGACGCCTTCACGATGACGTGGTACCGGTTCGTCGTCGCGGCCGCGTTGATGGCGTTGATCGTGTACCGGCAGGGTCACTTCGGGCTGGTCCGGCGACTCAAGAGCGGTTACGCGCTGGTCTTCCTCGCGGCGGTGCTCGGGTTCAGTTGCGCGTACGTGTTCTATCCCCAGAGCCTTCAATACATCTCGCCCAGCGCCGCCCAGGTGGTCAACCAGATCTCGCTGCTGTTCCTGCTGCTGGGCGCCATGTTGCTCTTCCACGAGCGGATGACCCTGATCCAGGTCCTGGGACTCCTGCTGCTCACGGGAGGGATCGTCCTTTTCTTCAACGAACAGCTGTCCGAATTGTGGTCCGGGGACAGCGCCATGATTCCCGGCATTTTATGGGTGACTGCCGCGGCGCTGGCGCTGTCGACCTATACCCTCACCCAGAAGCAACTGCTTCAGATTCTGCCCACCTCCGTCATCCTGTTCCTGATCTACCTGGCCGGTTCGATACTGATCCTGCCCTTCGTCCGATTCGAGTCGTTGCTGGCGCAGGACACCCAACAGATGATCCTGCTCAACGTTTCAGCGGTGATCTCGCTCGTTGCCTTCGTAACGCTGGTGGAATCACTGAAACATCTCGAGGTATTCCGGGTCAGCATGGTCCTGGCGGTTGTGCCCCTGGTCACCGTCGTGGACATGATGATCCTGGCGCCGCTCCTTCCCGGCCTGCTGCAGCCGGAGCACCTGAATCTGATCAGCATTTCGGGTGCCATTCTCGTCGTCATCGGGTCCATATTCGGCAACCTGCGGCGGTCCATGAAGTCCGGGTAA
- the lpxD gene encoding UDP-3-O-(3-hydroxymyristoyl)glucosamine N-acyltransferase, whose product MRQKLEDIATQIQGELIGDGSCIIESVAPLDEAGKGSISVLINARHSRRLESTEAAAVIVSREIDHAPVPIIRVASPELALVTLLTTYFAGHRPAVTGIHPTARIDPAAEVDEEAVIGPHVSIGPHTLVGRSACIGSNVSIGAHCRVGAGTWIFANATLYDRVSLGEGVIVHGGVVIGSDGFGYFQGSGGARKIPQVGGVEIGDEVEIGANSTIDRATMGMTRIGRGTKIDNLVQIGHNVVIGDHVTICAQVGIAGSTVVESGTLIGGQAGLSDHIHVGAGSRIGGQAGVTKSIPAGSTVSGYPARPHNQARRIEAAIKRLPDLLNQVQTLEAQIKALESGEEVE is encoded by the coding sequence ATGCGACAGAAGCTGGAAGATATCGCGACGCAGATACAAGGCGAACTCATCGGCGACGGCTCATGCATCATCGAAAGCGTTGCGCCGCTGGACGAGGCCGGCAAGGGTTCGATCTCCGTCCTGATCAACGCCCGGCATAGCCGGCGACTGGAGTCGACGGAGGCCGCGGCGGTCATCGTCTCCCGGGAAATCGATCACGCGCCGGTCCCCATCATCCGCGTGGCCTCACCCGAGCTCGCCCTGGTCACCCTGCTGACGACCTATTTCGCCGGACACCGTCCCGCCGTAACCGGGATCCATCCGACGGCCAGGATCGATCCCGCCGCGGAAGTGGATGAAGAAGCGGTCATCGGACCCCATGTGTCGATCGGTCCGCACACCTTGGTGGGGCGGAGCGCCTGCATCGGATCGAACGTGTCGATCGGCGCCCACTGCCGGGTCGGCGCGGGCACGTGGATCTTCGCCAACGCGACGCTCTACGACCGGGTTTCCCTGGGAGAAGGCGTGATCGTTCACGGCGGTGTCGTGATCGGCAGCGATGGTTTCGGATATTTCCAGGGCAGCGGAGGCGCCAGAAAGATCCCGCAGGTCGGCGGCGTGGAGATCGGCGACGAGGTGGAGATCGGCGCGAATTCGACGATTGACCGCGCGACCATGGGCATGACCCGCATCGGCCGCGGCACGAAGATCGACAACCTGGTACAGATCGGCCATAACGTCGTAATAGGCGATCACGTCACCATATGCGCCCAGGTGGGCATCGCGGGGAGCACGGTGGTTGAATCGGGGACCCTCATCGGCGGGCAGGCCGGACTCTCGGATCACATCCACGTCGGCGCCGGATCCAGGATCGGCGGGCAAGCGGGCGTGACCAAGTCAATACCCGCAGGATCGACCGTTTCGGGATATCCCGCCCGTCCGCACAACCAGGCCAGGAGAATCGAGGCGGCCATCAAGCGCCTGCCGGACCTGCTGAACCAGGTCCAGACCTTGGAGGCGCAGATCAAGGCGCTCGAAAGCGGCGAGGAAGTCGAGTAA
- the lpxA gene encoding acyl-ACP--UDP-N-acetylglucosamine O-acyltransferase, with protein sequence MTDITAEVQIHPTAIVHPDAELGAGCSIGPYAIVEPNVTIGAGTQIASSAMIGAHTRIGAECRVYHGAVVGSIPQDQKFIGEQSILEIGDRTSIREFTTLNRGTSALGKTVIGSDTLVMAYVHVAHDCVIGNRVILANGTQLGGHVEIEDFAITGGLVAVHQFVRIGRNAFISGGGMVTKDICPYFKYGHDPLKPVSLNTIGLKRCGFSDEAIRTLKQAYRLLHRSSLNISQAVEAVTAEVEHTDEVKYLLAFIEESARRSKRYGRGLTS encoded by the coding sequence GTGACGGACATAACGGCCGAAGTCCAGATACATCCCACGGCTATCGTGCATCCCGACGCGGAACTGGGCGCCGGGTGCAGTATCGGTCCCTACGCAATCGTGGAACCCAACGTGACGATAGGGGCGGGGACCCAGATCGCATCCAGCGCGATGATCGGCGCTCATACCCGAATCGGCGCCGAATGCAGGGTCTATCACGGGGCCGTCGTCGGGTCGATCCCCCAGGATCAGAAATTCATCGGCGAACAGTCCATCCTGGAGATCGGAGACCGGACTTCCATCCGGGAGTTCACCACGCTGAATCGCGGGACGAGCGCGCTGGGAAAGACGGTGATCGGAAGCGATACCCTGGTCATGGCCTATGTGCACGTCGCCCACGACTGCGTGATCGGCAACCGGGTGATCCTCGCCAACGGCACGCAGCTGGGCGGCCACGTGGAAATCGAGGACTTCGCTATCACCGGTGGACTCGTCGCCGTCCATCAGTTCGTCCGGATCGGCCGCAACGCCTTCATCAGCGGGGGCGGCATGGTGACCAAGGACATCTGTCCGTACTTCAAGTATGGCCACGATCCGCTCAAGCCCGTTTCACTCAACACCATCGGCCTGAAGCGCTGCGGGTTCTCCGACGAAGCCATCCGCACGCTCAAGCAGGCCTACCGCCTGCTCCACCGGTCCTCGCTCAATATATCCCAGGCGGTGGAAGCGGTGACGGCCGAGGTGGAACATACCGACGAAGTCAAGTACCTGCTCGCGTTTATCGAGGAAAGCGCCCGGCGGAGCAAGCGATACGGCCGCGGCCTGACTTCCTGA